In one Nocardia tengchongensis genomic region, the following are encoded:
- a CDS encoding MFS transporter has protein sequence MVIERRRSHSDADPAAMLPVDVFSSKQFTAINVVTFVMYGAMSVVFFLLVLTLQVVAGFNPIAAGTAMLPVTVLMLLFSARSGALAQRIGPRLPITIGVLLAAAGMLLMTRVGVHTSYLRDVLPAAMVFGLGLTLAVAPLTATVLATADERHAGVASGVNNAVARAAGLLGVAAIPPLAGLTGAAYTNPPDFAHGFHLAIVTCAVLMVAAAALAFFTVRDDALRTAPASCEPECRTFSAVASPRWNPTITPRPKASPHDRARTDRHPGHRRRPPAFRDQPRRYPRRPHRLRGPRRPAHLLPHRDR, from the coding sequence GTGGTGATCGAGCGGCGGCGCTCGCACTCGGACGCGGACCCCGCGGCCATGCTGCCGGTGGATGTCTTCTCCTCCAAGCAGTTCACCGCCATCAACGTGGTCACCTTCGTCATGTACGGGGCGATGAGCGTGGTGTTCTTCCTGCTGGTGCTGACCTTGCAGGTGGTGGCCGGGTTCAACCCGATCGCCGCGGGCACCGCCATGCTCCCGGTGACCGTGCTCATGCTGCTGTTCTCGGCCCGCTCGGGCGCGCTGGCCCAGCGCATCGGCCCGCGCCTGCCGATCACGATCGGCGTGCTACTCGCCGCGGCGGGCATGCTGCTGATGACCCGCGTCGGCGTGCACACCTCTTACCTGCGCGATGTGCTGCCCGCCGCAATGGTTTTCGGTCTCGGCCTGACCCTGGCCGTGGCGCCCCTGACCGCGACCGTGCTGGCCACGGCCGACGAACGGCACGCGGGCGTGGCCAGCGGCGTCAACAATGCGGTCGCCCGCGCGGCGGGCCTGCTCGGCGTCGCGGCCATCCCGCCGCTGGCGGGCCTCACCGGCGCGGCCTACACCAACCCGCCCGACTTCGCGCACGGCTTCCATCTGGCCATCGTCACCTGCGCCGTCCTCATGGTTGCGGCCGCCGCGCTGGCCTTCTTCACCGTCCGCGACGACGCCCTGCGCACCGCCCCGGCCTCCTGTGAACCGGAGTGCCGCACCTTCTCCGCCGTCGCCAGCCCCCGCTGGAACCCGACCATCACACCCCGACCGAAAGCGAGCCCGCATGACCGCGCCCGAACCGACCGTCACCCAGGTCACCGACGCCGTCCCCCAGCATTTCGCGATCAACCTCGGCGATACCCGCGCCGGCCTCACCGCCTACGTGGACCACGGCGGCCAGCGCATCTTCTTCCACACCGAGATCGGTGA
- a CDS encoding PadR family transcriptional regulator, which translates to MSLRHGLLGLLAEGPASGYDLAQRFQEALGPVWPARHPKIYAELGRLSEAGMIEIDSEGARGRKAYRITESGLTEVRRWLVEEEVDHTLRVEPLLRSFFSWLMDPADLDEHLEREAKFFGDTAAMYRELALAKDRGELGDDPHAKSKRITVEAGIRLYEALAEWAEWARDEIGEDR; encoded by the coding sequence ATGTCGCTGCGGCACGGGTTGCTGGGATTGCTGGCGGAGGGGCCGGCCAGCGGGTATGACCTGGCGCAGCGGTTCCAGGAGGCGCTGGGGCCGGTGTGGCCCGCGCGGCATCCGAAGATCTACGCCGAACTCGGACGACTGTCCGAAGCCGGGATGATCGAGATCGACAGCGAGGGCGCGCGGGGGCGCAAGGCGTATCGGATCACCGAGTCGGGGCTGACCGAGGTGCGGCGGTGGCTGGTCGAGGAGGAGGTCGATCACACGTTGCGAGTGGAGCCGCTGCTGCGGTCGTTCTTCTCGTGGCTGATGGATCCGGCGGATCTGGACGAGCATCTCGAGCGGGAGGCCAAGTTCTTCGGCGACACCGCGGCCATGTACCGGGAGCTGGCGCTGGCCAAGGATCGCGGCGAACTGGGCGACGACCCGCACGCCAAGTCCAAGCGGATCACCGTCGAGGCGGGCATCCGGCTCTACGAGGCGCTGGCCGAGTGGGCGGAGTGGGCGCGCGACGAGATCGGCGAGGATCGGTAA
- a CDS encoding GNAT family N-acetyltransferase — translation MNLGDTRAGLTAYVDHGGQRIFFHTEIGDAYAGQGLASKLIGAALTATRTAGKRIVPICPFVKAYVEKHHDFDDILDPVTPEADAAVESALGRPR, via the coding sequence ATCAACCTCGGCGATACCCGCGCCGGCCTCACCGCCTACGTGGACCACGGCGGCCAGCGCATCTTCTTCCACACCGAGATCGGTGACGCCTACGCCGGTCAGGGCCTCGCCTCGAAGCTCATCGGCGCCGCCCTCACCGCCACCCGGACAGCGGGAAAACGCATCGTCCCCATCTGTCCTTTCGTGAAGGCGTATGTGGAGAAGCATCACGACTTCGACGACATCCTCGACCCCGTCACCCCTGAGGCCGACGCCGCCGTCGAATCCGCCCTGGGCCGACCGCGCTGA
- a CDS encoding glutamate-5-semialdehyde dehydrogenase encodes MTAATTTDRDAVREAVHDAARRARVASRTLAQLTTAQKDAALHAAADALLAAKNAVLAANAEDIEVAKAAGTAESQLDRLRLTEARIDGIAAGLRQVAALPDPIGDVVRGKTLPNGLEIRQVRVPLGVVGMVYEARPNVTVDAFGLALKSGNAALLRGSSSAAHSNAALVLVLREALAAQGLPADAVQLLPSEDRSSVTHLIQARGLVDVVIPRGGAGLINAVVRDALVPTIETGTGNCHVFVHKDADLDMAESILINAKTRRPSVCNTAETVLIDRAIAEVAVPRMIKALEDKGVTIHGDLPGLVPATDTDWADEYLSLDIALKVVDDLDAAVEHINEWGTGHTEAIVTADLKVAREFSARVDAAAVMVNASTAFTDGEQFGFGAEIGISTQKLHARGPMGLPELTSTKWIVWGDGQIRPV; translated from the coding sequence ATGACTGCTGCCACGACCACCGACCGGGACGCCGTCCGCGAGGCGGTGCACGACGCGGCGCGCCGGGCTCGGGTGGCGTCGCGGACGCTCGCTCAGCTCACCACCGCGCAGAAGGACGCCGCGCTGCACGCTGCGGCCGACGCGCTGCTCGCCGCCAAGAACGCCGTCCTCGCCGCCAACGCCGAGGACATCGAGGTCGCCAAGGCCGCCGGCACCGCCGAATCCCAGCTGGACCGGCTGCGGCTGACCGAGGCCCGGATCGACGGGATCGCGGCCGGACTGCGCCAGGTCGCCGCGCTGCCGGACCCGATCGGCGACGTGGTGCGCGGCAAGACGCTGCCCAACGGCCTCGAGATCCGCCAGGTGCGGGTGCCGCTCGGCGTGGTGGGCATGGTGTACGAGGCGCGCCCCAATGTCACCGTCGACGCCTTCGGGCTGGCGCTCAAGTCGGGCAACGCCGCGCTGCTGCGCGGATCGTCCTCGGCGGCGCACTCGAACGCGGCGCTGGTCCTGGTGCTGCGCGAAGCCCTTGCGGCGCAGGGGCTTCCGGCCGACGCCGTGCAGCTGCTGCCCTCGGAGGACCGTTCCAGCGTGACCCACCTGATCCAGGCCCGCGGCCTGGTCGACGTGGTCATTCCGCGCGGCGGCGCCGGCCTGATCAACGCGGTGGTGCGTGACGCCCTGGTGCCGACCATCGAGACCGGCACCGGCAACTGCCACGTGTTCGTGCACAAGGACGCCGATCTGGATATGGCCGAATCCATCCTGATCAATGCCAAGACCCGGCGGCCCTCGGTGTGCAACACCGCCGAGACCGTCCTGATCGACCGCGCCATCGCCGAGGTGGCGGTGCCGCGCATGATCAAGGCCCTCGAGGACAAGGGCGTCACCATCCACGGCGACCTGCCGGGTCTGGTGCCCGCCACCGACACCGACTGGGCCGACGAATACCTGTCCCTCGACATCGCGCTGAAGGTCGTCGACGATCTCGACGCCGCCGTCGAGCACATCAACGAATGGGGCACCGGCCACACCGAGGCCATCGTGACCGCCGACCTGAAAGTCGCCCGCGAGTTCAGCGCCCGCGTGGACGCCGCCGCCGTCATGGTCAACGCCTCGACCGCGTTCACCGACGGTGAGCAGTTCGGCTTCGGTGCCGAGATCGGCATCTCGACCCAGAAGCTGCACGCCCGCGGACCGATGGGCCTGCCCGAACTGACCTCCACCAAATGGATCGTCTGGGGCGACGGGCAGATTCGCCCCGTGTAG
- a CDS encoding ribokinase — protein MARIAVVGSINMDLVTTVGRRPDAGETVSGDGFALVPGGKGSNQAIAARRAGAEVEFVGAVGADVFADALRKVLRQDGVGVDRLREVDGPCGIATIVVDGGGENTIIVVAGANGRMTELTAADLDTVAGADVLLCQLEIPVATVFAAARHARAHGTVVLLNPSPVRDLPDEVWVEVDIAVVNEGEAARLESALAVVPHVVTTLGAAGATYRGPGGLAFTHPGFPVRVVDTTGAGDAFTGALAAHWHEGPEAALAWACAAGALATTTLGASASIPEAARIERMLATAGAR, from the coding sequence ATGGCGCGAATCGCGGTGGTGGGCAGCATCAATATGGATCTGGTGACGACCGTGGGGCGGCGGCCGGACGCCGGGGAGACGGTGTCCGGGGACGGGTTCGCGCTGGTGCCGGGCGGGAAGGGCTCCAATCAGGCGATCGCGGCGCGGCGGGCGGGCGCGGAGGTCGAGTTCGTCGGGGCGGTCGGGGCGGATGTGTTCGCCGACGCGCTGCGGAAGGTGTTGCGGCAGGACGGGGTCGGGGTCGACCGGCTGCGGGAGGTCGACGGGCCGTGTGGGATCGCGACGATCGTGGTGGACGGGGGTGGGGAGAACACGATCATCGTGGTGGCGGGGGCCAACGGGCGGATGACGGAATTGACGGCGGCGGATCTGGATACGGTGGCGGGGGCGGATGTGCTGTTGTGCCAGTTGGAGATTCCGGTCGCGACGGTGTTCGCGGCGGCCCGGCACGCGCGGGCGCACGGGACGGTGGTGCTGCTGAATCCCTCTCCGGTGCGGGACCTTCCGGACGAGGTGTGGGTCGAGGTCGACATCGCGGTGGTCAACGAGGGTGAGGCGGCCCGGCTGGAGTCCGCGTTGGCGGTGGTGCCGCACGTGGTCACCACGCTGGGCGCGGCGGGCGCGACCTATCGGGGTCCCGGCGGGCTCGCGTTCACGCATCCGGGTTTTCCGGTGCGTGTGGTGGACACCACCGGCGCGGGCGACGCCTTCACCGGCGCGCTCGCCGCGCACTGGCACGAGGGTCCGGAGGCCGCGCTCGCCTGGGCCTGCGCGGCGGGGGCGCTGGCGACCACGACTTTGGGCGCGAGTGCGTCGATTCCGGAGGCGGCGCGGATCGAGCGGATGCTCGCGACGGCCGGGGCGCGATAG